A window from candidate division WOR-3 bacterium encodes these proteins:
- a CDS encoding PorV/PorQ family protein, producing MAGNLLLLTFLISFGPGEVGTTALPLLKVAVGPRASAMGETYVGLVPDVSALFWNPAGLGHFSAAQLGLSHHEWFLDTRDENLATCLPLGPGSLGAGLVYSGIEDLETWDPENNRGDSVSLRSGYALIGYGVTVARRFSLGLTVKGLYDRLSRTTGLGVAADLGALYQLTHRLRVGFSGRNLGSEMRYGSQEYPLPTSIRVGASYSAPRFCLLLDADAPIDNYPSLHFGGEYELNRLFALRGGVRLGPQDWQSLSWTSFFTAGAGVNIDRLHLDYALVPYGPLGLTHRLGIRFDFEPRQFGRVRIRTREFASGRPLRARFELSGVQQGESQTDEDGNFVLSGVETGWLRIKASAEEHSPAADSVFVEPRGTHDVSLALRKAGFGSLWGAVYEANTRRILRARVSYQGPVAGSIETSDTTGTFTLRRLPAGDYEFSVCALDGCHKTESATITIEPFCLSSYSFFLERGPAPTASDSAAAGQGTMVPDSSAVAPIDTLE from the coding sequence ATGGCAGGGAACCTGCTGCTACTCACTTTCCTAATATCATTCGGACCGGGCGAAGTCGGTACGACCGCTCTACCGCTGCTTAAAGTGGCGGTAGGTCCTCGTGCCAGTGCGATGGGGGAGACATATGTCGGACTCGTTCCGGACGTCAGCGCTCTGTTCTGGAACCCGGCAGGGCTTGGGCATTTTAGCGCCGCCCAGCTTGGGCTATCGCACCACGAGTGGTTCCTCGACACCCGGGACGAGAATCTTGCGACCTGTCTGCCGCTCGGACCAGGCTCCTTGGGCGCCGGGCTGGTCTATTCAGGCATTGAAGACCTCGAGACTTGGGACCCGGAGAACAACCGGGGGGACTCGGTGTCACTACGCAGCGGCTACGCCCTGATCGGGTACGGTGTGACCGTTGCTCGTCGCTTCAGTCTCGGTCTGACAGTCAAGGGGCTCTATGACAGACTCAGCCGGACAACCGGGCTCGGTGTTGCGGCCGACCTCGGCGCGCTCTACCAGTTGACGCATCGGCTGCGCGTCGGGTTCTCCGGCCGGAACCTCGGTTCGGAGATGCGGTACGGGTCGCAGGAATATCCGCTGCCAACCTCGATTCGGGTTGGTGCGAGTTACTCGGCACCACGCTTCTGTCTGCTGCTTGACGCAGATGCACCGATTGATAACTATCCGAGCCTCCATTTCGGCGGCGAGTATGAACTCAACCGTCTTTTTGCTCTGCGGGGCGGTGTCCGGCTCGGTCCGCAGGACTGGCAGAGCCTATCTTGGACTTCGTTCTTCACCGCCGGTGCCGGAGTCAACATTGACCGTCTGCATCTAGACTACGCGCTGGTGCCGTACGGTCCACTCGGACTTACTCATCGGTTGGGCATACGCTTCGACTTCGAGCCAAGGCAGTTCGGCCGGGTTCGGATTCGTACTCGTGAGTTCGCTTCGGGTCGGCCGCTTCGCGCCCGGTTCGAGCTGTCGGGGGTACAGCAGGGCGAATCACAGACTGACGAGGATGGAAACTTTGTTCTCTCCGGAGTTGAGACTGGCTGGCTGCGTATCAAGGCCAGCGCGGAGGAACACAGCCCGGCAGCGGACTCAGTATTCGTTGAACCGAGAGGCACGCATGACGTCAGTCTTGCGTTGCGGAAGGCCGGATTCGGCTCGCTGTGGGGTGCGGTCTATGAAGCTAACACCCGGCGCATTCTTCGGGCACGGGTTAGTTATCAGGGTCCGGTCGCTGGCAGTATCGAGACCAGCGACACTACCGGAACTTTCACGTTGCGCAGGCTGCCGGCCGGCGATTATGAGTTCAGTGTCTGTGCGCTCGACGGGTGCCACAAGACCGAGTCAGCGACCATTACTATTGAGCCTTTCTGTCTCAGTTCATACTCCTTCTTTCTCGAACGCGGGCCAGCCCCGACCGCGTCCGACTCGGCCGCGGCCGGGCAAGGGACGATGGTTCCAGACAGCTCGGCTGTCGCGCCCATTGATACTCTGGAGTAA